From the Lathyrus oleraceus cultivar Zhongwan6 chromosome 3, CAAS_Psat_ZW6_1.0, whole genome shotgun sequence genome, the window ctgactggcccaatacAATTGATTAGGGTcgaccagtggtcaaaaccctaatctcaaggaatcttcttcaatcttctgatgacatccacacatgatgatgatgatgtatcaattcaatcaatatgaagaccaatacccttgagaatcatgaaaccctaattcacagcccaatcctcagatggccatgatcaatcaataaaaccctaggcttgcacctttgactcctcatcttctgatcaagacttgggaagatggcttgcactatgtaaccacatgttatgcaatgtgaaatgcctaatgccctaaaatgaaatgcaaatatgttaatgctaatcccaagagaggagggcaaattttgaggtgttacacttagttactctatctctcatcaattcgtccttttgtgtgtgaccctataggttttcgcggcattggcaattatattaaatcacgcatttaacataataaaccGTGAGCGATATCTATCAACACATCGttactacccaagacacgaaaatgtcatgtgatctgacaaatccttctgtgataatacttatgtgtataattacccttttgctcttatgtctatattgatcataaggcataaaccgtgtcgtccttgtccagttcaatattgagcccatagacatttgacctgttacgcaggatgggcaaattccatctaggtcactcatgtcccttagcatgcttcgtggagtacccatcaactatctttatggtcatccagttacggaaaacgtttgatcaacaacaaggcattcgactctacatctagggtctatagtggtttcaggtcgaaaggtggtatacaccattatcaccatgagaataacttatgacactttgcataacattctatatagtattctcatagcgggtcaatccagtataaatattactcttaatattcatacctacgtttaagacttgataactccttatccatgacctatgagatgtgatcatcagtctatatacataatagtctttatgctttaatgttatcccacttcaaaataaagctcgactacatatactttaagaatagtgtccttatgtttaatgtgatctcatgattaagtcacacttgatacattaaatggactagctattctagggactttattaaataaacataataaagaaaaagccttttattattaataaataattcgatacaagtaccaaaagtattggcctctagggcttacaccaacaaagGGTACCTGTGTGGGATGTGTGGTGTTGGACACCCCAGACTGCATGATGGATGGTAAGGGTACATGTGTGGGATGTATGGTGCGGGATCCCCCAAACTGCATGAAGAATGAGGGTACATATGTGGAAGGTGAAAAGACCGGTGTTGGTTTGTGGAGTCACTCGGTAATCCTGAAAGTAGTTTGGGGCGTTACACACCTCATGATCGTCCTCATCGAGCTCCTCATGATCATCCTCACACACATGCATATGTGTGGATGGTAAGGGTACCTGTGTATGATGTGTGGTGTGGGACACCCCATACTGCATGATGGATGGTAAGGGTACATGTGTGGGATGTGTGGTGCGAGATCCCCCTAACTGCATGAAGAATGAGGGTACATGTGAGGAAGgtgaaaagacccgtgttggtttgtggaGTCACTCagtaatcctgaaagcagtttggggcATTACACACCTCATGATCGTCTTTATCGAGCTCCTCATGATCATCCTCACACGCAGGCATGTGTGTTGATCGTAAGGGTACCTGTGTAGGATGTGTGATGCGggatgtcataccccaaaattcgccTTACCCTTCACATAATCATATAGGTCACTAACCCCAAACGTTTGAATATCATTTTCATCCATACATTTCATTTGACTAAGCATGGTTCAACACAAGGAGGCACGTGGCTTGAATTTGTGTGTTTCTGGTTCACGAGTAGTTTGATTTTTCATTCATTTGATTATAGTTCAATTTGATTTATAAGTCACGTCAGTTGGAGCCACTAATCCATTGCATGTACAATCATCATTTTGTCATCGTGTCATAATAATTGTTCTGATTAATTTTAACTTCGTATTGATTTCAACTTCAAATTAACTTTTGAGGTCTAAGTTGATTTTGAGGTTAGATTTGATCTTTGGAAATAAATTTGGTTTTAGAAATCTTTTCGCTCTTTTTTGAATTAATTTTAGAAACTCAAGTTGAGTTGGACAATTCAAATTGATTCTTGAAAAGTCGAATTGGTTTTGGAAATTTAATCAGTCCAAGCTAGAGTAAGCCCATTCATTTTTTGTTGTTTATAAAAATTCATTTTTACATTTTGAGCCCATTCTTATTTTTACTAAGCCCATATCCATTTTAGAAATTTCATGACAAATTTCAAAAAAAACATTTATCCATCCATTTTCAATCCACAATCCATGAACAATGTCATTATAATCCAATAATCTGTTCTTGGTTAACCATAACCATTTTAAAAATCCATAATCCAATCATCATCTAATTAACCCATATTACCAATCCAATTATCCATATCCATTAAACCTTTTTTTAATCCATTTTTTTCATAATCCATTCAGCCATTAATTAATCTAGCCATGGCCATGATGAAAGGAGAAGCAACGCAGATAAAACAGAATGTAGCAGCTGCAGCCACCAACTCAAACACAGCCAAAGTGAAACGCATGGTAAAAGCCAAAAGTCGAAACAAAACGCAAGAGTTAAAAAGCTAAACACATACCAAAACGATACAAGTTGCAGTAAACGGCAACACAACTCTCTAAACGCAAAGGCAAATCTAGCCGAATGACGTGCAAGCGCATCATCCAAGAGCTATCCAAACGACACGAGCAAAGCGAAAATGCAGTGTGCATTGCAAAGCTGCAAAGCCAACGCTGCGACCAAACCGACTTGAGTAAAAATTGATTAATTGAAAACGACATCAAAAACGCGACAATAATGGTATAAATGACGTTCATCCAAATCCTTTAGAGTCTATAAATAGATGATTAACAAGTGAAGCTTTTTTTCCGGACCAGAAACCGTTTCTGCATAACCAACCATTTATTTCCCTTCTAAGTTAAATCGCAAAGAACTCGCGCATCCATTACGAAAGCTTCACAAGCACCGTTAATCGTCTCGCTTCAATTCTATAATCACTTGCGCCACGAGATCACGAAGAAAACTCCCTAACGAAGGTAATAAAAACAAAAGAAGGAGGAAGAGGATTGAACGAGAGTGAGGCACCTGAGCTCATAATCTGACATTCACCGGCGGATCCAATTTCTCCATCGCCGATAGGTTTTCCTTCTCTTCACGTTGGCCGATTGAGTTGTGTTTCATTGCCATTGCTGAGGCGCAGTCATGAATCGCGATCGAATCCTAATCCACTTTCGTCCGGCGTGCGATACGTTCAGTGTAGAAGTCGCACGTTGGTGTCGCATTTTTATCGAGTGAGGGAGTATGTCCTCGATTCCATTTAGGGGAGATTAAGGCGGAGGAGGCGACACAATTTTCTTCGCCACCTGGAGCGCCACTGCCGGTGAAGAAACCAACCCGGCTAGGGTCTCCGTACGAGACATGGTTTTTGGTGTCATTTTCTGCAGAGCGTGAAGAGGGAGGAGGTGATCCATTGTTTTGCTGTTTGTACCTTGGGCCTCCAATTTAGGCCTAAGCGTAATTTTCTATTAACACACTCACATGGCTTAGTGCACCCCTGTGAGTGGGCCTTGGTCTCCTTTCCACTAGGCCTAATCTCATTGATCAATTATCTTGTTTGTTGGTTGTTAATTAGATATAGTTAggagtgtagcggtaaattcatgatcatcaagctatggataagctagagatcaaataacaagagtcgccaccgcgcttttattgtttccaagggaaaagggaaaaagtacgaacaaaacccaaaagtaagaagttttcaaatcaaaactaataaaaattcatagattacaggtaagggggttggttacatagagggaaggtgttagcacccaaagtatcctaggtactcctagggagcccttcttgtgtgcatatgtacttggtataaagtgatgtttacaaacaaatagaatgggagatgagaaaagacttcattaattatatttttgtgtttgacaagaccttcggacttgtgcctacgtaccaacataaaaatgatggatcaaaatctcgtagctcgtgatacaaatttcaaagtggatgcattgcttttaacaaaaattaagtttgaaaggcacaaaggcctaaaaatggtttgaatgatttaattctttttgactttttgaaagtttaagtctAGTATAGTTAActctatttacaagtttgatttaagaaaataagtttgaaaatgcactggcataaggccaaagtttctatctttttgcaaagtggtcaaagtttagaacaaaacaagttcaaacaaagaagattttgaaaagggagggagagactttgaaattaaagaaatggggagaagattaagagactaatcctatgcacaaaattaaaagttaagcgttgaaaagatctaaccaaatgggtagcaatccaatagacaagaatgtcaataaAAACCCAGAATTaccttggactttagaatcaagcaacacacaaatgcacaattatattatcttgaagagcaaggcatcaaataaagatggccacatccaagcttatccattccatgatcttcttcaaagtagcccatgtaacagatgaattccacaagtcacaggttcaaaataacaacttcacaatgatcatgttgcagatgaacttagagagatcttgaatgatgtatcagatgaagtttcaaattgaaagcacttggtttctcaataagttggcattggcgAAGTCCTTTcgcataggaaggttgcctaagttctaagtccatttgtccaagattaagccaacagtccacacaaaagttttttagggtttttgttgttattatgtacattaatggtcaaagaccacacaaacaagcaaagcacaaacaaaatatatcacacaatatggtccaagtggacaaagtgaaaattgcattaacataaacaattagaatgatatgaacaatggcaagTGTATAAAAAGCTAGAATTAAATaacattaaagtaaagggcttgaaattaaaagttagtagttaataggttagaagttagtattgttttgcttttcattttaagacattctttggagaacactcaacccacttatcacaagcatggatccttgaaccaagacatcttccaaaggaaggaaaaaaggccaagtttccacataataccatgaaagaggggagacttacaatctcactaactagaatgtttatgccttttatgtcacaaatttagcgatatgttaagcaatcctaattggacttatgtagaagtcacaactatttgaggtcgggcaatagaaatttggtgttaatgcatgttagagacatagtataatggaccatgctcatgaaacataccacacacacaaaaaatatgcaaaaggggtggcctaatctcatccatacttatgttaatttttcaatcaactaacCTTAGGATCTTAAGacatcataggccaaatgaaatgaatgaatgaagaaggggaatgagatgaagtgggaggggaatggatcaaaatACAAATTGAGCAAATGAgtacttttaccaaattaatatcatccattcattttggaagatgaaatgtacattccatcaatcccccaaatccaatgatattaatttgacaaagtcaaatcaacctttaccaagaccaaacaacaataatcaaactcaaacaagtcatcacaagtggtcaacaaatttatttggtatttaatcaagttaaaaatactaaaaaaaagcatttaaattaaatatggtttgtccaattcctaaaacctcatcaaaacacaaaagaaatgtccatgagatttatcataggtcaaacaaggtcaaaggaccttggagaaaaaaattcataatttttggacatttaaaagtatttttaaataaataaaaacaaataaaaatcaattaaatcatgaaaaatattaataatgatcgaaaaaataatttaaattcagaatatgaaagaggaaaattttgaatttttttggtgaaactctcatattttttggatcaatattaaatttaacatgaattaatgaaaacaatgcaattaaaatgaaaattaaaataaaagaaaaaacgtggaccacttgatctccctcattaattagggtggcagatcaagtggtcacaaatgcgctatccacgatggactctagtcagcgcgccataaccttagtaattcaaaccaacgcacgagattatttcatttcaaaaggatCCTGTGGCTCAGAACCATCCAGCTCACCACCGGCGTCCAAAGGTCGATCGTCTTCTCTGGCGACCCTGGCCGGtctggttcagtcataaccatcaccaaaattaaaaagaaggacatgatttcaaagtaaaaatggcactgagcacgaatctgacctcaattcatcctaactccaagtatattgagagatacatggagttgaaatttggGGTATATGAACTGAGTTTCtttgatttggcctcaaagcaactcaatcttcttgcctacattggtaggacttcagacaaccaaagaatcaatagaattgagcaaggtttagagagaatcgaagagattaaaatttcaggataataccttcaatgtaggtctggatccaattgttcttgccttggctcgtacttgatctcactccaaatgcttgcaaAAGAAGAATTGAACACACAAGAGTTCTcggatccctggagttttgaatttcaaaacagtgaaaattcaaactcaaattcaaatgaatttatcaggattatcctttggaatgagagggttagaggtttgggatcaaagctgtCGCGAATGTCTTGTGaatgctgagcatatgaggctctatttatagctgaaaccattgatattttcacacttgaaatcactttccaaaattggtcattgatgatgcatgggtgcatggtGTAACAAtccaattttagtatttatttatttggagtgttaattaattaattggttgttaggtagtataataatcgattatattaattaatttggtgtgtcaattaattatttagttgatatgagatataattaaataattgtattaattaacttagtgtgtatgtggtgttagtttaatttaattgaactaattagatatatttaaatattaggtcttattgggcctattaattaaatgAGAGGTATCATgatttaagcccaaatagaatactagtatataaaAGGGAGGAGtgtgagaattaggattcacttgatcatttgacaacaatagagaaagagaagaggagaagtgaggagaagaggggaagaacaagagaggagctagggttttcagaaaattgaagaggtaaggggggaatccttattattatgggttagtatgattgggtcaatgaGTAGATGTATGTTAGGTtaaaaatccctaattttgtatggttgtttgaaattattaggttttgatgattatgcttgattgtggtgattgattgtgttaaaactacaaattaacgttatatatctagagtattgtgtgagttataattttctgaacgtgtagctttttacggaattgaaatcggaggtccgaatgtcctccaacgatgaaaaacgcaggaaattctgcattctgttttgtgttaacgcaggaacaacattctgttttgcgttaaccggttaacctaaggcgttaaccggttaacactgttgaaaattgTTAGAAAGTGTATTatgttctgcgttaaccggttaaccaaatactTTAACCGGTTATCATGTGTTCTTTAAAATGTTAATTGTGTTTTATGAAAAAGGTTGGGAAAAATATATTACTCTAAGAGTAATTGAAAAGTGTCTTTTTATAACTATGAGTTTTGATGATTTGTGAATCTTTGCACATCTTGTACTTGGATGTGGCTTTTTAATATATTAGTTTTTTCGTTGTAAAAGATATATATATTGAAAACAAACATGTTCAATCATTTTCAATTATGTTGAAATTGTAGGTCAAATAAGAGTGTTTCAACTACTTCGCATAGAAAGCTTGGAAGCAAAGATGTAAAGAAGAACTAATACTCATAATGGTGGAAGTCGTGATTTAATTTGTTAAATATGAATTTTAATTTTGAAGGGAACTACATTGTTTATTATTTTTTAGTTTATGATATTTTTTTTAGGTATTTAaatttttatgttattttcattACTACGAAAAAATATATAATGACGTTGTGAAACACATAGTGATCATTTCACGCCCGTTGTTAGGTAGTGTGTAATTGTATGTATGTGGATTTCTACAACAGACGATTGACTGAGGTGGTATCTTAGATAGTACACTACTTATAATAACGGGTAAAGAAAACAACCGTTGTGAAATATTTTAAAGGTCCTAGATTCGAATCTCAGCAACGTCATTATTGTGTTAACATTTCACCACATTTATTTGTCTCTACCCCTCATTAACCATATACAGCCATTCAAATAGATTTTTGAGATACTAATaagaaaaattaaattattcttgaaaaacaacTCAAACGGTCCAATATTTTTCGAGTTGTGTGCATCTTAATTCATGATTTTCTCATTAACCCATATAATTTAattcaattccaaaaattcttcaaagtAATGATAATTAATATATGTCTTCTAAGTTTTTCACACAAAAtttgattttctcttttttttttctagTTTATTTCGCAAAGATCAAATTTTGTGTGAAAGACCCAAAATGACATCTATTTATCATAATTGTTTTGAAGAATTTATGACATTGATCAAATTCTGTGGGCTAAAGAGGAAATCATGAATTACAATATGCATGCAATTCGCCAAATATTGGATTGTCTAAgttgtttttcaagaataattttaTGTTTCTGATTATCATCTAAAATATTTAAATGAATGCAAGTCCAAGgaggggttagtgaaacaagcAATCACATATGATATAACAAACTCACTaacaacatttatcaacaaaAACATCAATTAATTAACATAGATTAGGTAGAACATGATAACTAACCGTTTCTGAAAAATTAAAACAAACTTGTAAAATGAAAGGAGGATGAAACTGAGGAAAAAATGCAAACTTGTGTTAAATTTGAATGGATGTCATTGTAGGTCTATCACACAAATTTGCATCTTTCACTTCAGCTTCATCCTTTCTTGTATTTTTTCTTCACAACAACACAAATCAATTGTAATCCTACAAACACCATGAAAAAAAAACATGTTAACATAAATTAGCAGTACATTGTAATCCAACAAAAGTTTATCAACATACATAAAAACAACATTAATATAACATCAGCCTACACGAATAAGAGAGAATATGGAAAAAGATTTGTCGAAGAGAAAAATGTTGTATGagacttagaaatatttctaagtttAAAGTGGTAATTTGACGGAAGCAACATTAAGGTTACGTTAGACAAAGATGTTCGAATTTGAATAAAAGAAGGATAACTGTATTTTGTCCTTATCCAGCTTCAAGAAAGACGCGTGGAATGTTATGATGGATTGAAGACATGCCGAGCACGACGTGTCATTGTCTGGGAGAAAAGCTATTAGTAGCGGTTATTTCGACTTAGTATATATATAAGGGTCTTAATGTTAGGATTTCTGTGTGTTCAATTGTTGGACAAATACTCAAAATTACTCAAAGTATCTAGTGTATTGAGAAAAGAGTGTCATTGAGAATGTATGTTTAATAACATCATTTTTTACATTTCAATTGAAGTTTATTTATACTTTTCTAAAATTTATCTTTCATTACAAGTTATTTTCAAGCACCTTTATTATACATTCCTTTACATTTTGCAATTTATCTCTTTAAAACATTTTAAACGAACAATCTTCAAACATGAACGATGTCGAAATGTTCATCAGTTTTCAAATACAATTTCAACAAtaacacatgtcctaggatcaatctaaTCGATCTTGTGAGTGATCAaagtattttttatttaaaagaCTAGCGGTTATTTATCAATTTTCACAGTAAACAGAAGGTCATTATGAATTTTTCAAATCATGCAAGAGGATTGGAAGGCATATTAAAAAAGGACATCAAAGACTTTTGTAACTTCTTGTGAGGTATGCCGACAAAATAAATATCAAACCTTATCTCCGGCGGGCCTTTTACAACCACTTCCGGTCCAACATATGTTAGGGCATTGTTGAATTATTTCTTCAGGAGATTGTTAGACTTCATTCCCTGCTATTATAGTCTCTAATAGAGACAAAATCTTCTTTGGCCACTTTTGGACAGAACTTTTTCGAATGGCATGTACCAAACTGAAATTTAACACTGCATATCACGCTCAAACGTATATACCTTCCAAAATCAGATAAGTTCAGGGTAACTGTTATCCTTCCTAGGGCATAAGGGGAATATGATATTTACCTTCTATCTAGAGACTAATTAATTAAAAAACCAAGGATCTTAACTAGGACAGAGAATGTACAATTAGTTAGTTATGAACAACATTTTGGTTCTTAAGATGTGAGACTTCCATAACATATCTTAATTGGGATTAAAATTTCCATTTTCTGTGTTCTCTAATTTACATGTATGTTTCTTGCTGTTGTTACTGACGTTCTTTTTTTGTCAAATATTTTAGTCCTATGAATCACATATGCAAACATGAACATTACACAAGATGCATGGATACAAAATTAAACTCAATACAAGTTCCAAACATTTTGAATCATAATTCCATTAGTTCTGTCAACCTTATTCCTGTTCAAATTTTTTAATATGCTTGTAGCACCAACTAATGCCACTATTTAGTACACTATAGTTATTTGATGACTCTTTGAAATGAATGTGATAACtctttctaccattgccaatcTCCCTCAAACCTATATAGCAAATACTAGTTTCATTCATTAGAATTAGAAAGTATCATTCATTCACCAAAATTAAGTCAATCTATCTTGTTTTATATGAATACTATATCATTTGATAGAGAGAAGACTATGATGGACCATATCACTGTGTCAGAGTAAAGAGAAACATTAAAATTTAAAACTTCATGACTATTAAATACATATTGTAAGTTGGTATTTTGAAAAATGAAGTCATTTCTCATAGAAACAAATGTTAAAACAAAAAACATCTCATATTTAAGAATCAAAAATTCAGCAAATAAGACATCCATAACTACCAAATAAGACAACCCTAACAAAGATAGTTTTCTCTTTATGTCACTAAAGATAAATTATGGTGGGGAAATGAACTTCTGCTAATGATGGCCTTGATGAAAGCATTGAGACAACAACATCAATATTCACTTTATCACAACATCTCAAATAGATCTTCTCCAACTCTAAGCAATTTTCAATCACACGCACCACACCCGTAGTTGTGACATATTTACAACACATTAGGAATAGTTGTAAAAGCCCACAACAACTCTTTGAGATGTCGTAGAGTGTTTTATCATCAACTTCTGTACCGGACAAATTCAACACCTCTAACTTGTGAAGTACAAAGTTCATTTTGAGTCGTCTCACTTCTTTACATGTGGCCAAGTTCAAATGTCTAACCTTACAACATTTACTTAGAATTTGACAAATACTTTTTTCAGATATGTCACCATCTATATAACTCACATCAAGAAGCTCCAAATTGGGGAAAATGGAAGCAAATAATATGATGATCTCGTCGTTTATAAGTGAATTTCCAGGAAAATGTAGAAACTTTAATTGAGGGTGGACATCAAAATCTTTCAAAGTATCATAATTTTCTACACTATCTCTCTCAACATATATGCCTCCCATTCTGATCTCAGCAAGTGAATAACAGTTTTTAATGAGGGCAAACAAAGCTGATTCGGTGAGGTTGGAACATCCACTAAGGTTTATAGATAACAAGTCGGGAAGAAGTAAAGACAAGCGGGAAACATGATGATTATTTAGAAAATCAACACCTTGAAGACCCAAATATTGTATCCCATGAAACTTGGATAGTAAATCATAAATTCCAGGGTAACTATAGCCGATACAATTTTCAAGAACAAAAGTCTTCAAAGGAAGACTTTCTCTTGCAATAGAGTAAAGCAAATCATCAGAGATTTGTGAACACCAAAACTTCAGATAATTCAGACCCTTCAAACTCAGGAAGGAATCAATGTAATGTGAAGCAACACAGTTTGTATCCTTTAGCGCAAGCCTGAAAATAGATAAAGATTTCAATGTTGGTCTGTCACGGAGAGCCAAAGCAATGGCTGCATCGAGATCACGGGATTCGAaccagagatggagagaattaAGGTTGGAGAATCTATGAAAGAAACGAGAGAGTAAACAAAGGTGTGGATGATGAATTCTGATAGAGAATATGAGACGGTTGGTGATGGAGAGAAAGTGTTTTGAGACGAGAGAAAGGGATTTAAAGTCTTGAGTGCCGTCGACTGGATTGATGAGGAATGAGAAGACATGCTCCCAGCAGTCATCTGGTAAGTAAAATTCAGGTTCCGCAATTATAATTGAATTTGTAGAAGAAActgattgttgttgttgttgaaaagATTTGACACAAATTCTCTTCTTCGTCGTCGTCATGGTGAGGAGGAGGGTTGCTGTGCTAAAAAATGTGTGAAAAAGTATCTTCTTATTGACGATCACACTAACGTTGAAGGAATTAAATTAGGTTACAAAGGAATAATAAACGGATTTCCAAACTTTAAGGAGTTGTTATAACAGATTTACTCATTGATTCCTATACCCCACATTAATTTGATTGCAACAaacttaaaaataaaaataaaaaattttTAAAATGCTAATCAAATTTTTCTTAAAAAGTATCTTATCGATCTAAAACTTAAATACTTTAAGTTAAACGTCCAGCATtctatttttaaaataatttgaaGATTTGTAAACATTAAGCCCACTCTGACATGTTTTATGCAAAATTTTGAATTGttatatttaaaataaatgttGCATTTAGTTTCTTTGTAGTGAGTTTTTCTTGCATCgaataatattttttttttatatttggACTTTAGTCGAAATGGTTCACCTTAGGAATACATCACTTTCCGAAAATAACGTCCCAGATGTTGAACAATATGTCCCATCAACGGTTGGAACGACAGAGAACACAAATTCCATAGTGGTTGCATTGTCTATGGCAACAAGCATTCCAACTAATCCCAGGCCCATGCACACTGCTATAAGAGATCCGATGCCTTCTTATATGTCAGGTTTTGCGATTTCACTGGTTTTTAGGGATTTCCGTAGTGATATACCAACTCCGATGATGGAAGGATTACACAATAACACATCAACGTATGTAGATAATAATGCAACAATATCGTCTCCTTTAAATCC encodes:
- the LOC127130196 gene encoding uncharacterized protein LOC127130196, coding for MTTTKKRICVKSFQQQQQSVSSTNSIIIAEPEFYLPDDCWEHVFSFLINPVDGTQDFKSLSLVSKHFLSITNRLIFSIRIHHPHLCLLSRFFHRFSNLNSLHLWFESRDLDAAIALALRDRPTLKSLSIFRLALKDTNCVASHYIDSFLSLKGLNYLKFWCSQISDDLLYSIARESLPLKTFVLENCIGYSYPGIYDLLSKFHGIQYLGLQGVDFLNNHHVSRLSLLLPDLLSINLSGCSNLTESALFALIKNCYSLAEIRMGGIYVERDSVENYDTLKDFDVHPQLKFLHFPGNSLINDEIIILFASIFPNLELLDVSYIDGDISEKSICQILSKCCKVRHLNLATCKEVRRLKMNFVLHKLEVLNLSGTEVDDKTLYDISKSCCGLLQLFLMCCKYVTTTGVVRVIENCLELEKIYLRCCDKVNIDVVVSMLSSRPSLAEVHFPTIIYL